Proteins encoded within one genomic window of Bemisia tabaci chromosome 2, PGI_BMITA_v3:
- the LOC109044635 gene encoding CD82 antigen: protein MAVRLRPDSRGRLHNSRYRKLHLYYSMVADLASVNSVTYIAYFISFVGAAALFIGLTGCCAVAKDNRCLLAGYFVSLLAMIASNLSVSIGAAFYRQHILAGLKERLLKQLNTQYGFPNQDLLQDVHVFSQAMDYAQYSFNCCGVVSDEDYSSTRWKNGSFISGPNVPGSCCVLADKHDISMTRSPISAVSRVFRAAQEKPWQNPQPKNGKACQSNDLESHVNFRYKQGCFDHIEGWFKQEGDFIVFLCLISSFLQILGIITTILVCRDLHEEQT from the exons ATGG CTGTTAGGTTGCGTCCAGATTCTCGTGGGCGTCTGCATAATAGTAGATACCGGAAGTTGCATCTGTATTATTCCATGGTAGCTGATCTGGCATCCGTGAACTCAGTTACGTACATTGCTTACTTCATCTCCTTCGTGGGTGCGGCTGCACTCTTCATAGGACTTACAGGATGCTGCGCAGTGGCAAAAGACAACCGCTGCCTTCTTGCAGGG TATTTCGTAAGCTTGTTGGCGATGATCGCCAGTAATCTAAGCGTCTCAATTGGAGCAGCTTTCTACCGACAGCACATTTTGGCCGGTCTAAAGGAGCGGCTCTTGAAGCAGCTGAACACGCAGTACGGCTTCCCGAATCAAGACCTCCTCCAGGACGTCCACGTATTCAGCCAAGCCATGGACTATGCTCAGTACTCG TTCAACTGCTGCGGGGTGGTGAGCGATGAGGACTATTCGAGCACCAGATGGAAGAACGGAAGTTTCATATCGGGCCCGAACGTCCCTGGCTCTTGCTGTGTGTTGGCTGACAAGCATGACATCTCCATGACACGGAGTCCAATCAGCGCTGTATCAAGGGTGTTCCGTGCTGCT CAAGAGAAACCTTGGCAGAATCCACAGCCAAAAAACGGGAAAGCTTGCCAAAGTAATGACTTGGAGAGTCACGTCAACTTCCGTTACAAACAAGGCTGTTTCGATCATATTGAAGGCTGGTTCAAGCAGGAGGGTGATTTCATAGTTTTCCTCTGTCTTATCTCTAGTTTCCTCCAG